The proteins below come from a single Aphanothece sacrum FPU1 genomic window:
- a CDS encoding type II toxin-antitoxin system HicB family antitoxin, with protein sequence MNQYSMLIQWSEEDQLFLVTIPEFSEQVIMPCTHGKTREEAIRNGEEVIKMYLEAWQTEGKTIPI encoded by the coding sequence ATGAATCAGTATAGTATGCTTATTCAATGGTCAGAAGAAGATCAGTTATTCTTGGTAACAATTCCTGAATTTTCTGAACAAGTTATTATGCCTTGTACTCATGGAAAAACTCGTGAAGAAGCGATTCGTAATGGAGAAGAAGTCATTAAAATGTATCTAGAAGCATGGCAAACCGAAGGTAAAACGATTCCTATCTAA
- a CDS encoding type II toxin-antitoxin system HicA family toxin: MPRKIREFKAQIASEGFVYLPKRGKGSHERWQHPLIKKNLTIPGKDGDDVPIYLEKQLTKLLIQLQQLKENEDS; this comes from the coding sequence ATGCCGAGGAAAATTCGAGAATTTAAAGCGCAAATTGCCAGTGAAGGATTTGTTTATTTACCCAAAAGAGGTAAAGGGAGTCATGAACGTTGGCAACATCCTTTAATCAAAAAAAACTTAACAATTCCTGGCAAAGATGGGGATGATGTTCCCATTTATTTAGAAAAACAACTCACTAAATTACTCATTCAATTGCAACAATTAAAGGAGAATGAAGACTCATGA
- a CDS encoding PEP-CTERM sorting domain-containing protein yields the protein MMSNLAKLIDYPSWLKHCLCIKPLALASATAAIAFMGVVTSASDAQAALINGSFETPDLGNSSADIITLGNNIRFAYSAVSTGSGNRSVGNFLDAADFGVGVGIVPEPLTMLGAATAIGFGASFKRKLAKKKQDKANKA from the coding sequence ATGATGTCAAATTTAGCAAAACTTATAGATTATCCAAGTTGGCTAAAGCATTGCTTATGTATTAAGCCTCTTGCTTTAGCCTCTGCTACTGCGGCGATCGCGTTTATGGGTGTGGTTACTTCCGCATCAGACGCTCAAGCTGCACTAATTAATGGCAGTTTTGAAACCCCAGACCTTGGTAATAGTTCAGCAGATATTATTACCCTTGGTAATAACATTCGTTTTGCTTACTCAGCTGTTTCTACTGGTAGTGGTAACCGATCAGTGGGTAACTTCCTTGATGCGGCTGACTTTGGTGTGGGAGTGGGAATTGTTCCTGAACCTTTAACCATGTTGGGTGCTGCAACCGCCATCGGATTTGGTGCATCCTTTAAGCGTAAGTTAGCTAAGAAAAAACAAGATAAAGCTAATAAAGCTTAA
- a CDS encoding DUF4079 domain-containing protein — translation MNLPSFLWLWKIAAWSMGLSLAAYVLLAILGGWMFYGRTTNQMRPQWVRNLHYGIGIIMVILVLLLLIIGLVGTLGHYGSLGHSFHLIAGLLTVVLVLISAISATQINPERPWLRSLHIGTNIILFVGFMIVSFTGWTVVQKYLP, via the coding sequence TTGAATTTACCTTCTTTTCTTTGGCTTTGGAAAATTGCTGCTTGGTCAATGGGTTTATCTTTGGCGGCCTATGTTTTGTTGGCAATATTAGGAGGATGGATGTTTTATGGTCGCACCACTAACCAGATGCGTCCTCAATGGGTGAGAAACCTACATTATGGGATCGGGATCATTATGGTGATTTTGGTCTTATTATTGCTAATAATTGGCTTAGTAGGAACTTTAGGTCATTATGGAAGTTTGGGTCATTCTTTTCATTTAATCGCTGGATTATTGACCGTTGTTTTAGTGTTAATTTCTGCTATTAGTGCCACTCAAATTAATCCTGAACGTCCTTGGCTGCGATCGCTTCATATTGGGACTAATATTATATTGTTTGTAGGTTTTATGATAGTTAGTTTTACCGGGTGGACAGTGGTGCAGAAATATTTACCTTAG
- a CDS encoding DUF1830 domain-containing protein, translating into MSQIFDPLPNGQRKEFLCCYVNATSQIQVVRITNVPNWYFERVAFPGQRLVFEALPDALLEVHTGMMASAILSDTIPCERLCIDEGDNELVKGELITATLPTAHKPVITMSENSTHHKISPLKPALV; encoded by the coding sequence ATGTCCCAGATTTTTGATCCCCTCCCTAACGGACAAAGGAAAGAGTTCCTTTGCTGCTATGTAAACGCCACCAGTCAGATTCAAGTTGTTCGCATCACTAACGTCCCCAACTGGTATTTTGAGAGAGTCGCCTTTCCTGGCCAACGTCTCGTTTTTGAAGCTTTACCTGACGCCTTGTTGGAAGTTCATACAGGAATGATGGCAAGTGCTATTTTGTCGGATACTATTCCCTGTGAACGTCTTTGTATTGATGAAGGAGATAATGAGTTAGTAAAGGGTGAATTAATTACTGCTACTCTCCCAACTGCTCATAAACCTGTTATAACAATGAGTGAAAATAGCACTCATCATAAAATTTCCCCTTTAAAACCAGCTTTAGTTTAG
- a CDS encoding photosystem II high light acclimation radical SAM protein, with the protein MTQRILYCRLPCNPIFPIGVVYLSDHVHKLFPDIEQKILDLGTVPPLDFKKALDNCIDEFKPTLLVFSWRDIQIYAPVGGRGGNPLQNAFEFYYAKNPLIRLRGAFGGLKVTTAYYGELWRNLGLIRRGLNRAKKYHPEARLVVGGGAVSVFYEQLKTQLPQGTIVSVGEGETLLEKLLRDQDFSDERCYIVGETTPRKRLIHEAPTPLEKTACNYDYIETIWPEFNYYFQENDFYIGVQTKRGCPHNCCYCVYTVVEGKQVRINPADEVVKEIRQLYDRGIRNFWFTDAQFIPARKFIKDAEELLEKILESGMQDVHWAAYIRADNLTPNLAKLMAKTGMNYFEIGITSGSQELVRKMRMGYNLRTVLQNCRDLKAAGFNDLVSVNYSFNVIDETFDTIRQTIAYHRELENIFGVDKVEPAIFFIGLQPHTHLEQYAFEHNILKPGYNPMSLMPWTAKKLLWNPEPLGSFFGQVCLQAWQQNPNDFGREVLKILEERLGKAPLEEALTAPIEEEKKQLVLA; encoded by the coding sequence ATGACTCAGCGTATTCTTTATTGTCGCCTTCCCTGTAACCCCATTTTTCCCATTGGTGTTGTCTATTTGTCCGATCATGTGCATAAATTGTTCCCTGATATTGAACAAAAAATATTAGATTTAGGAACAGTTCCTCCCCTTGACTTCAAAAAAGCCTTAGATAACTGTATAGACGAATTTAAACCGACTTTGCTCGTTTTTTCTTGGCGAGACATTCAAATTTATGCCCCAGTTGGGGGACGTGGGGGAAACCCTCTACAAAATGCCTTTGAATTCTATTATGCTAAAAATCCCTTAATTCGGTTACGAGGTGCTTTTGGGGGTTTAAAGGTTACAACAGCTTATTACGGCGAATTATGGCGTAACTTAGGGTTAATTCGTCGAGGTTTAAACAGAGCTAAAAAATACCATCCAGAAGCCCGTTTAGTGGTTGGGGGAGGGGCAGTTAGTGTGTTTTATGAGCAATTGAAAACTCAACTTCCTCAAGGCACGATTGTCTCAGTTGGAGAAGGAGAAACCCTACTAGAAAAATTATTACGGGATCAAGATTTTTCGGATGAAAGATGTTATATTGTGGGAGAAACAACGCCCCGTAAACGGTTAATTCATGAAGCACCAACTCCCTTAGAAAAGACGGCTTGTAACTACGATTATATCGAAACTATTTGGCCAGAATTTAACTATTATTTCCAAGAAAATGACTTTTATATTGGGGTACAAACTAAACGGGGTTGTCCTCATAATTGTTGTTATTGTGTTTACACAGTGGTTGAAGGAAAGCAAGTTAGAATTAATCCTGCGGATGAAGTAGTTAAGGAAATACGCCAACTTTATGACCGGGGAATTCGTAATTTTTGGTTTACAGATGCTCAATTTATTCCTGCCCGTAAGTTTATTAAGGATGCGGAGGAATTATTAGAAAAAATTCTTGAGTCTGGGATGCAAGATGTCCATTGGGCAGCTTATATTCGGGCTGATAATTTAACCCCAAATTTAGCGAAGTTGATGGCAAAAACGGGAATGAATTATTTTGAAATTGGTATTACCAGTGGTTCACAAGAATTAGTTCGTAAAATGAGAATGGGTTACAATTTGCGGACAGTATTACAAAATTGTCGAGATTTAAAAGCGGCAGGATTTAATGATTTAGTGTCGGTTAATTATTCGTTTAATGTCATCGATGAAACCTTTGATACTATTCGTCAAACCATCGCTTATCATCGAGAGTTAGAGAATATTTTCGGGGTGGATAAAGTTGAACCTGCGATCTTTTTTATTGGGTTACAACCTCATACCCATTTAGAGCAATATGCGTTTGAACATAATATACTTAAACCGGGATATAACCCTATGAGTTTAATGCCTTGGACAGCCAAAAAGTTGTTATGGAACCCTGAACCTTTAGGCTCATTTTTTGGACAAGTTTGTTTACAAGCATGGCAACAAAATCCTAATGATTTTGGACGAGAAGTGCTTAAAATTTTAGAGGAAAGGTTAGGAAAAGCCCCATTAGAGGAAGCATTAACTGCACCTATTGAGGAGGAGAAAAAGCAATTAGTGTTAGCATAA
- a CDS encoding DUF4258 domain-containing protein codes for MDFVLSKHATDELNKTGRSQILQEWINRALTTPDYSDRDNRTNTIRVWKRIPEFGNRALRVVYNPNTEPITVVTVFFDRRYKE; via the coding sequence TTGGATTTCGTTCTCTCTAAACACGCAACCGATGAATTGAACAAAACAGGTAGATCCCAAATTCTGCAAGAATGGATTAATCGTGCATTAACTACTCCAGATTATTCTGATAGAGATAATAGAACTAATACTATCCGTGTTTGGAAACGTATTCCTGAGTTTGGAAATCGGGCTTTAAGGGTAGTTTATAATCCAAATACTGAACCTATTACAGTAGTTACAGTATTTTTTGACAGGAGGTATAAAGAATGA
- a CDS encoding DUF2283 domain-containing protein gives MTFYVDYDQEVDAAYFRIENKTVLDSEEIADGIIVDYDKDDNIVGVELLGVKTIKPENFALLIPLLPESFYAKLLDKFQNDKLLFLKL, from the coding sequence ATGACTTTTTATGTTGATTATGATCAAGAAGTTGATGCAGCCTATTTTCGTATTGAGAATAAAACTGTTTTAGACTCTGAAGAAATCGCTGACGGTATTATTGTTGATTATGATAAAGATGATAATATAGTAGGAGTTGAGTTATTAGGCGTAAAAACTATTAAACCTGAAAATTTTGCTTTGCTTATTCCCCTGTTACCTGAATCGTTTTATGCTAAATTATTAGATAAGTTCCAAAATGATAAGCTTCTCTTCTTAAAATTATAA
- the mazG gene encoding nucleoside triphosphate pyrophosphohydrolase, translating into MSNLPETANQAYEAILEALNHLIEVVAKLRSPDGGCPWDLEQTPQTLIPYIIEEAYEVVYAIKSDDSQAIVEELGDLLLQVVLQAQIASDYGNFSLKEVAQGITEKLISRHPHVFGNVQVTNTEEVRQNWEQIKALEKGETPEMAELLSRKLTHYNRTLPPLMASSKISVKAAKAGFEWENVEGVWDKFSEELAEFKESLESDDKVHQTSELGDLLFTLINLARWYGLDASDALSGTNERFIQRVSKMETFANRPLSDYTLDELDTLWKQAKKHLNQ; encoded by the coding sequence ATGTCTAACCTTCCTGAAACGGCTAATCAAGCTTACGAAGCCATTCTAGAGGCATTAAATCACTTAATTGAAGTCGTGGCTAAATTGCGATCGCCTGATGGTGGGTGTCCTTGGGATCTAGAACAAACTCCCCAAACTCTTATTCCTTATATTATTGAGGAAGCTTATGAAGTGGTTTATGCGATTAAAAGTGACGATTCTCAAGCCATTGTAGAAGAATTAGGAGATCTTTTATTACAAGTGGTTTTACAAGCTCAAATTGCTAGTGATTACGGTAATTTTAGCTTAAAAGAAGTGGCTCAAGGTATTACAGAAAAATTAATTAGTCGTCATCCTCATGTCTTTGGTAATGTACAAGTTACAAACACTGAAGAAGTGCGTCAAAACTGGGAACAAATTAAAGCGTTAGAGAAGGGAGAAACCCCAGAAATGGCTGAATTACTCAGTCGAAAACTTACTCATTATAACCGAACTTTACCCCCATTAATGGCCAGTAGTAAAATTTCAGTTAAGGCAGCAAAAGCAGGATTTGAATGGGAAAATGTTGAAGGTGTTTGGGATAAATTCTCTGAAGAATTAGCGGAGTTTAAAGAATCTTTAGAAAGCGATGATAAAGTACACCAAACATCAGAATTAGGTGATTTATTATTCACTTTAATTAATCTTGCTCGATGGTATGGCTTAGATGCTTCGGATGCTTTATCAGGCACTAATGAAAGATTTATTCAACGAGTTTCTAAGATGGAAACCTTTGCCAATCGTCCTTTAAGTGATTATACTCTAGATGAATTAGATACTCTCTGGAAACAAGCTAAAAAACACTTAAATCAGTAG